In Polypterus senegalus isolate Bchr_013 chromosome 12, ASM1683550v1, whole genome shotgun sequence, the following are encoded in one genomic region:
- the LOC120540351 gene encoding lectin-like, whose amino-acid sequence MWRRSGTLLLLLLLLSVQIQAQAGVDDCPNDWEQFNNFCYKFVKNAMTWIDAEVFCMAQRGRGSHLVSVHSDEENAFLTNFIKKKDGGATLSWMGGTDCYKEGTWLWNDGTSWNYAKWNSGEPNNFLIENCVLINYMVPGGWNDMSCNNKNSFVCKASRVL is encoded by the exons ATGTGGAGGAGATCAGGcaccttgctgctgctgctgctgctgctgtctgtGCAGATCCAAG CCCAGGCTGGCGTGGACGACTGTCCCAATGACTGGGAGCAGTTCAACAACTTCTGCTACAAATTTGTCAAAAACGCCATGACATGGATTGATGCTGAG GTCTTCTGCATGGCGCAGCGTGGCAGAGGCTCCCATCTGGTGTCTGTGCACAGTGACGAGGAGAACGCGTTCCTCACAAACTTCATCAAGAAGAAGGACGGAGGGGCCACCTTGTCCTGGATGGGGGGCACCGACTGCTATAAG GAGGGCACGTGGCTTTGGAACGATGGCACCTCCTGGAATTATGCCAAGTGGAATTCGGGCGAACCCAACAATTTCTTAATTGAAAACTGCGTGCTGATTAATTACATGG TTCCCGGTGGCTGGAATGACATGTCCTGCAACAACAAGAACAGCTTCGTGTGCAAAGCTAGCCGCGTGCTGTGA